From bacterium:
GACGAAGACCGCGCAGCTCGACAACCCGCTGTACAGCCTCGGCGGGCTGGTCTGGCTGTCGTGGATGGCCGTGATCGTCTCGGGGGTCATCCTGATGCTGTGGTACATCCCGACGACGACCGGCGCCTACCGCTCGATTGAGCACATCACCTACGACATCCCGTTCGGTTGGCTGGTGCGCGGGGTTCACAAGTATGCGGCGGACATGCTGATCACCTGCATCACGCTGCGCATCTATCGGATGTACTTTGCGGGAGAGTACAAGAAGCCGGGCGAGCTCTCGTGGATGATTCTCTTCGCCTCGCTCGTGCTCGGGATGATCTCCGGGATCAGCGGCTACCTGCTGATCTGGAACCAGCGGGCGTTCTGGGCGGCGAAGGTCGTGCTGACGGTGCCGACCTATTACGATGACATTCCCATCCTCGGCAACCTGGGGCTCGGCCGGGCGATCGCGTTCATCTTCCTCGGCGGCCCGGCCGTCAGCCAGGCGGCGATCACCCGGTTCTACGCGATTCACTTCGGCATCTCCGTCGTGTTCGCGATCCTGGCGGAGGTCTTCTTCTACCGCACGCGGCGGCGTCGCCTGAACCTCTCCCCGTTTGTCATCGTGCTGGTGATCGCGTTCCTGGCGTGGGTGAGCTTCGAGCGCATCACGGACATGGGGCGGTGGGCCAACCCCAACCGAACGCCGCTCCCGATCCTGTCCGACTGGTACTTCCTGGCCCTCTACCAGCTCGTGAAGTACATGCCCCCGCTGTGGGCCGGCATCGCCCCGGCGCTGCTGATCGGGTACGGCATGCTGGTCCCGTTCCTGGACCGGACGAAGGAGACCGGGCCGCTGGAGCGTCCCTTCTTCTTCGTCGTGGGCCTCTTGTCGCTGTTCTACTTCATCGCGTTCACGGCGCTGATCATGCTCAACATCGCCGTGATCAGCCGCGATCCACCGATCATCCTGGTCGTGACCGTGGTCGTCTTGGTGCTGGCCTTCGCCTGGGAGATTGCCTACCGTCGACGTAAGGCCCGACGGGCGACGGCGCCCCCTGCGCCGGCGCGGGCGGCCGCGGCGGGGGACTGACGCGATGCGGCGGAAGGCGCGCTTTTACGCGCTGCTGGTCCTGGCGACCGTGGGGCTGAGCCGCCTGCTCGCTGCGTGGCGGGCCTGGCGTGCCGCGCCCACGCTGGAGGGCGGCCTGGTGGTGGCGGCCTTCGGCCTCGTGGTGGTCGGCGCGATCCTCTGGCTGGGGTTCGTGCTCTACGAGGTGGACAGGGCCGCCGGTCGGGTTCGCCACCGGGTCGGCGTGTACGAGTGGATCCTCGCCCGCCGGGTGGGGGCGCGGCGTCCGGATCTGGGCTGGCCGGAAGCGCCACGGACTCGGCCGGCCGGCGGCGGGAGGTGAGCGGCGTGGACGATCGGACGGCGGGGTACGGGACGTGGATCGCCGTTCTCGCTGTCGTCAGCCTGGTCTGCGTCGTCGGGATGGTGTGGGGTGAACTGACCAGCCATCGTCTCGTCACCGGGGGGCTGATCGGCGTCGTGCTGCTCGCGTACTCCTTCATCCTGTTGTTCCTGCGCAAGGGAGGGTTTACGGGTGTATAAGCGGCTCCTGGCGCGCCTCCTGCGGTGGACGTTGAAACTCGACGTGGCCATCAACCGTGTCTACCCGGAGGATTTCAATCCCCTGTACTATACGGGAGGGCTGTCCAACCTCTTCCTCACGGTCCTGGTGCTCTCCGGGATCTTCCTGTTCTTCTACTACGTGCCGTCCTTCAACGACGCCTACACCTCGGTGCAGTACATCTCCGATCAGCTGCCGCCGCCCGCCCAGGTGCCGTACGGACAGATCAT
This genomic window contains:
- a CDS encoding cytochrome b N-terminal domain-containing protein, which translates into the protein MQAVLADLKEWFQDRKAHLDLFDETKTAQLDNPLYSLGGLVWLSWMAVIVSGVILMLWYIPTTTGAYRSIEHITYDIPFGWLVRGVHKYAADMLITCITLRIYRMYFAGEYKKPGELSWMILFASLVLGMISGISGYLLIWNQRAFWAAKVVLTVPTYYDDIPILGNLGLGRAIAFIFLGGPAVSQAAITRFYAIHFGISVVFAILAEVFFYRTRRRRLNLSPFVIVLVIAFLAWVSFERITDMGRWANPNRTPLPILSDWYFLALYQLVKYMPPLWAGIAPALLIGYGMLVPFLDRTKETGPLERPFFFVVGLLSLFYFIAFTALIMLNIAVISRDPPIILVVTVVVLVLAFAWEIAYRRRKARRATAPPAPARAAAAGD